One Enterococcus silesiacus genomic window carries:
- the rpsP gene encoding 30S ribosomal protein S16 (binds to lower part of 30S body where it stabilizes two domains; required for efficient assembly of 30S; in Escherichia coli this protein has nuclease activity) — protein MSVKIRLKRMGSKKSPFYRIVVADSRSPRDGRFIETVGTYNPLKDPAEVVLKEDLVLDWLSKGAQPSDTVRNILSKEGVMKKHHEAKLEKK, from the coding sequence ATGTCAGTAAAAATTCGTTTAAAACGCATGGGTTCTAAAAAGAGTCCTTTTTACCGTATTGTAGTCGCAGATTCTCGTTCTCCTCGTGATGGACGTTTCATCGAAACTGTTGGAACTTACAATCCTTTAAAAGATCCTGCAGAAGTAGTTTTAAAAGAAGATTTAGTTTTAGACTGGTTGTCTAAAGGTGCTCAACCTTCAGATACTGTTCGTAACATCCTTTCAAAAGAAGGCGTTATGAAAAAACACCACGAAGCTAAACTTGAAAAGAAATAA
- a CDS encoding RNA-binding protein: MTDVKELVLTIVRPLVSQPELVKLEIEESDVFLEYNLTVSPEDIGRIIGKQGRVAKAIRTIVYSVRVDGPKKVRLNIVDGK, translated from the coding sequence ATGACAGATGTGAAAGAGTTAGTCTTAACTATCGTTCGCCCATTAGTCAGTCAACCTGAGCTAGTTAAATTAGAAATAGAAGAATCTGATGTTTTTCTAGAGTATAATTTGACTGTATCACCTGAAGATATTGGTCGTATCATTGGCAAACAAGGACGTGTTGCAAAAGCAATTCGTACGATTGTATACAGTGTACGTGTGGATGGGCCGAAAAAAGTTCGTTTGAATATCGTCGATGGTAAATAG